A stretch of Streptomyces vietnamensis DNA encodes these proteins:
- a CDS encoding lysine N(6)-hydroxylase/L-ornithine N(5)-oxygenase family protein, with protein MNETVNETVNETTPVYDVVGVGFGPANLALAIAIEEYNEQAAPAERLTAVFLEKQPNFGWHRGMLLPDATMQVSFLKDLATMRNPCSRFGFVPYLHDRGRLVDFINHKMLFPTREEFHDYLQWAADGVDHMVRYGLEVTAIRPAGAAGPVVEVDVAAVGEAEAVTYRARNLVIGTGLVPRLPEGVESSERLWHSSEFLHRLAALPAAAPRRFVVAGAGQSAAEIADHLHRTYEGAEVVAVHTRYGYSPADDSPYANRIFDPEAVDLYHGAEPSVRRTLMDYHRNTNYGVVDMDLIEELYRRSYQEKVRGEQRLRILGVTRLTEVEEGPDGVRVQVRNLATGETETMEADAVVYATGYSEPDPGRLLGALGAACARDEDGRLRVRRDYRVETAPGMEAGIYLMGGTEHSHGITANLLSMAAVRAGEICDSLVAGRRGGRRSDRRKSVAVTG; from the coding sequence GTGAACGAGACCGTGAACGAGACCGTGAACGAGACCACCCCCGTCTACGACGTCGTCGGTGTCGGCTTCGGGCCCGCCAACCTCGCCCTCGCGATCGCCATCGAGGAGTACAACGAGCAGGCCGCGCCCGCCGAGCGGCTCACGGCCGTCTTCCTGGAGAAGCAGCCGAACTTCGGCTGGCACCGGGGCATGCTGCTCCCGGACGCCACCATGCAGGTCTCGTTCCTGAAGGACCTGGCCACGATGCGCAATCCGTGCAGCCGCTTCGGCTTCGTGCCGTACCTCCACGACCGTGGCCGCCTCGTCGACTTCATCAACCACAAGATGCTGTTCCCGACCCGCGAGGAGTTCCACGACTACCTCCAGTGGGCCGCCGACGGCGTGGACCACATGGTCCGTTACGGACTCGAAGTCACCGCCATCCGCCCCGCGGGGGCCGCGGGGCCCGTCGTCGAGGTCGACGTCGCCGCCGTCGGGGAGGCCGAGGCCGTCACCTACCGGGCGCGGAACCTCGTCATCGGCACCGGCCTCGTGCCCCGGCTCCCCGAGGGCGTCGAGTCCTCCGAACGCCTCTGGCACAGCAGCGAGTTCCTGCACCGGCTCGCCGCCCTGCCCGCCGCCGCGCCGCGCCGCTTCGTCGTCGCCGGGGCCGGGCAGAGCGCCGCCGAGATCGCCGACCACCTCCACCGGACGTACGAGGGGGCCGAGGTCGTCGCCGTCCACACCCGGTACGGCTACAGCCCGGCCGACGACAGCCCGTACGCGAACCGGATCTTCGACCCGGAGGCCGTCGACCTGTACCACGGCGCCGAGCCGTCCGTCCGCCGCACGCTCATGGACTACCACCGCAACACCAACTACGGCGTCGTCGACATGGACCTCATCGAGGAGCTCTACCGCCGCTCGTACCAGGAGAAGGTCCGCGGCGAGCAGCGGCTGCGGATCCTCGGCGTCACCCGCCTCACCGAGGTCGAGGAGGGCCCCGACGGCGTCCGCGTCCAGGTGCGGAACCTCGCCACCGGGGAGACGGAGACGATGGAGGCGGACGCCGTCGTCTACGCCACCGGCTACTCCGAGCCCGACCCGGGCCGGCTGCTCGGCGCGCTCGGCGCCGCCTGCGCGCGCGACGAGGACGGCCGGCTGCGGGTCCGCCGCGACTACCGGGTGGAGACCGCGCCCGGGATGGAGGCCGGGATCTACCTGATGGGCGGCACCGAGCACTCGCACGGCATCACGGCCAACCTGCTGTCGATGGCCGCCGTCCGGGCCGGCGAGATCTGCGACTCCCTGGTGGCGGGCCGTCGCGGGGGCCGGCGTTCCGACAGGCGGAAGTCGGTGGCGGTGACGGGCTGA
- a CDS encoding APC family permease gives MTDLLQRPEAARRPTALGVRALVVFYVSSLVGTGILLVPGLTERQAGPAALLAWLALALSSYPFARFFAEMSAWRPDASGLAAMVEAGFGRRPGRAAALLLVATYVIGNPVMGIVSARCLLGLLGQPDGPVYPIAIGFMALSAAFTLLGLTAGARVQTAALVVLLLGLGGAVVLAVPRFDAGEYTPFLTHGWGGVGIAVVTAFFSFLGWENVSTLAEQVDDPARSYRRAIRWAVPIVGLLYAAVTAAYLAVPGDEPVVITALLGASLGDGGAIAGDLLALGLAVVATNAWVLGATRVVRAAARERILPRALADRPVPATVALALAYAAVLGALTLTGTGEELVLVVTSSAFLLLYVAAAAAALRARGTGRALRATAVVTLLIAAAFLSFAGTGLLLALLLAAGCAVVTGRARTS, from the coding sequence ATGACCGATCTGCTGCAGCGGCCCGAGGCCGCCCGGCGTCCCACCGCCCTCGGCGTGCGCGCGCTCGTCGTGTTCTACGTCAGCAGTCTCGTCGGGACCGGCATCCTTCTGGTGCCGGGACTGACCGAGCGGCAGGCCGGCCCCGCCGCGCTGCTCGCGTGGCTGGCGCTCGCGCTCAGCTCGTACCCCTTCGCCCGTTTCTTCGCGGAGATGTCGGCCTGGCGTCCCGACGCCTCCGGTCTCGCCGCGATGGTGGAGGCCGGGTTCGGCCGCCGCCCGGGCCGGGCTGCCGCGTTGCTGCTCGTCGCCACGTACGTCATCGGCAACCCCGTGATGGGCATCGTCTCCGCCCGCTGTCTCCTCGGACTGCTCGGGCAGCCCGACGGGCCCGTCTACCCGATCGCGATCGGCTTCATGGCGCTGTCCGCCGCGTTCACGCTGCTCGGGCTCACGGCCGGTGCCCGGGTGCAGACCGCGGCCCTGGTCGTGCTGCTGCTCGGCCTCGGCGGGGCCGTGGTGCTCGCGGTGCCGCGGTTCGACGCGGGGGAGTACACCCCGTTCCTCACGCACGGCTGGGGCGGCGTCGGCATCGCCGTCGTCACCGCCTTCTTCTCCTTCCTCGGCTGGGAGAACGTCTCCACCCTCGCCGAGCAGGTCGACGACCCGGCCCGCAGCTACCGGCGGGCGATCCGCTGGGCGGTGCCCATCGTCGGACTGCTCTACGCGGCGGTGACGGCCGCCTACCTGGCCGTCCCCGGCGACGAGCCCGTCGTCATCACCGCCCTCCTCGGCGCCTCGCTCGGCGACGGCGGTGCGATCGCCGGCGACCTCCTCGCCCTCGGGCTCGCGGTGGTCGCCACCAACGCCTGGGTGCTCGGCGCGACCAGGGTCGTCCGGGCCGCCGCCCGCGAGCGGATCCTGCCGCGCGCCCTCGCCGACCGCCCGGTGCCCGCGACCGTCGCGCTCGCCCTCGCGTACGCGGCCGTCCTCGGCGCCCTGACCCTCACCGGCACCGGTGAGGAACTGGTGCTCGTCGTCACCAGCAGCGCCTTCCTGCTCCTGTACGTGGCCGCCGCCGCGGCCGCCCTGCGGGCCCGCGGCACCGGCCGCGCCCTGCGCGCGACCGCCGTCGTGACCCTGCTGATCGCGGCCGCCTTCCTCTCCTTCGCCGGTACGGGGCTGCTGCTCGCGCTGCTCCTCGCCGCCGGCTGCGCGGTCGTCACCGGCCGCGCCCGGACCTCCTGA
- a CDS encoding FAD-dependent oxidoreductase, with protein MPEPSVDLLPRGAVVGPFSGPRAAWGEHLERAAERYGTAVNWELYDDRGEAETARQIAEAVVAEGRHALVVGHFNSAGAAAALPVYRAAGLPVLLPLATTPDLLADGAGTLLRWCPDDRAQAADLLAAVRDAGHARVAVTHDGSAYGERLALLVRDASAAAPGGSVAVPSGAVVSDGSGPATGAVPVPAVLAEPSLGVLDAPSGRDAAALTALVVCGTHVGAARVGREWRAAGFEGAFWFTDDCAVDEFADLLGPPAGPASVARMRGGPEAHVDAAFAAATAALSEDPGRTGRTLLAAVRAHADRGFTALGEPEAGSVGWDFVPVPAASGARTPRTAGRHGRAYDVIVVGAGVVGSATASVLARHGARVALVAPMDGRQDHATAWSGGLVRSFEADPYLRGLALRSHHLAWGPAALAPGPYGFMTTGSLVLCGDADLEQAEKGVAELNGAGVPAELLEPDVLGARFPGLSVDGITAAVWEPEAGYADPPRTARVYRDRALAHGARLLPARVRELDAPPGADRVRVLLEPGGPVEAHAVVLAAGGGTGEIAGHRLSGADAGRTKSIRYGFFHHPATAGLPTVVDMVSGVWGRPQLTGEAAGGYMAGRPVDEWDVPPGGLATLTDEHVAYIRRGAAARWPWLADPATRFLGGRQGVDLYTPHSRPHLGRERADSRIVLATGWSGAGFKTAPAAAELAAAEALDVLDGP; from the coding sequence GTGCCTGAGCCCTCGGTGGACCTCCTTCCGCGCGGTGCCGTCGTCGGGCCCTTCTCCGGGCCCCGGGCCGCCTGGGGCGAACACCTGGAGCGGGCCGCCGAGCGGTACGGCACGGCCGTGAACTGGGAGCTGTACGACGACCGGGGCGAGGCCGAGACGGCCCGGCAGATCGCCGAGGCGGTCGTCGCCGAGGGCCGGCACGCGCTCGTCGTCGGGCACTTCAACAGCGCCGGCGCGGCGGCCGCCCTCCCCGTCTACCGGGCGGCCGGACTCCCCGTCCTCCTCCCGCTCGCCACCACCCCCGACCTCCTCGCCGACGGCGCCGGCACGCTCCTGCGCTGGTGCCCGGACGACCGGGCCCAGGCGGCCGACCTGCTCGCCGCCGTACGGGACGCGGGCCACGCCCGGGTCGCGGTCACGCACGACGGCAGCGCGTACGGGGAGCGGCTGGCGCTGCTCGTACGGGACGCGTCGGCGGCCGCGCCCGGGGGGTCCGTCGCCGTGCCGTCGGGGGCCGTGGTCTCCGACGGGAGCGGGCCCGCGACGGGCGCCGTGCCCGTGCCGGCCGTCCTGGCCGAGCCTTCCCTCGGCGTCCTCGACGCCCCCTCGGGGCGGGACGCCGCCGCGCTCACCGCGCTCGTCGTCTGCGGCACCCACGTCGGGGCCGCGCGGGTGGGACGGGAGTGGCGGGCGGCCGGGTTCGAGGGCGCGTTCTGGTTCACCGACGACTGCGCGGTGGACGAGTTCGCGGACCTGCTCGGCCCGCCTGCCGGTCCCGCCTCCGTGGCCCGGATGCGCGGCGGGCCCGAAGCCCACGTGGACGCGGCCTTCGCGGCCGCCACCGCCGCGCTCTCCGAGGACCCCGGGCGCACCGGACGCACCCTCCTCGCCGCCGTACGGGCCCATGCCGACCGGGGGTTCACCGCGCTCGGCGAGCCCGAGGCCGGGAGCGTGGGCTGGGACTTCGTGCCGGTGCCCGCCGCGAGCGGCGCGCGGACTCCTCGTACCGCCGGCCGGCACGGGCGCGCCTACGACGTCATCGTCGTCGGCGCCGGGGTCGTCGGCTCCGCCACCGCCTCCGTACTCGCCCGGCACGGCGCCCGGGTCGCGCTCGTCGCGCCCATGGACGGGCGCCAGGACCACGCCACCGCCTGGTCCGGCGGGCTCGTCCGGTCCTTCGAGGCCGACCCGTACCTGCGCGGGCTCGCCCTCCGCAGCCACCACCTCGCCTGGGGGCCCGCCGCGCTCGCGCCCGGACCGTACGGCTTCATGACCACCGGATCGCTCGTCCTCTGCGGCGACGCCGACCTGGAGCAGGCCGAGAAGGGCGTGGCGGAGCTCAACGGGGCCGGAGTGCCGGCGGAGTTGCTGGAACCGGACGTACTGGGGGCTCGCTTCCCGGGACTCTCCGTCGACGGCATCACCGCCGCCGTGTGGGAACCCGAGGCCGGTTACGCCGACCCGCCCCGCACCGCGCGCGTCTACCGCGACCGCGCCCTCGCCCACGGGGCCCGGCTGCTGCCCGCCCGCGTCCGCGAACTCGACGCCCCGCCCGGGGCCGACCGGGTCCGCGTCCTCCTCGAACCCGGCGGCCCCGTCGAGGCCCACGCCGTCGTCCTCGCGGCCGGCGGCGGCACCGGGGAGATCGCCGGGCACCGGCTCAGCGGTGCGGACGCCGGACGCACCAAGTCCATCCGGTACGGCTTCTTCCACCACCCCGCGACGGCCGGACTGCCGACCGTCGTCGACATGGTGAGCGGGGTGTGGGGGCGGCCCCAGCTCACCGGGGAGGCGGCCGGCGGCTACATGGCCGGGCGGCCCGTCGACGAGTGGGACGTACCCCCGGGCGGGCTCGCCACGCTGACCGACGAGCACGTGGCGTACATCCGTCGGGGCGCGGCCGCGCGGTGGCCCTGGCTCGCCGACCCCGCGACCCGCTTCCTCGGCGGGCGGCAGGGCGTCGACCTGTACACCCCGCACTCCCGGCCGCACCTCGGGCGCGAACGGGCCGACAGCCGGATCGTCCTCGCGACCGGGTGGTCGGGGGCGGGCTTCAAGACGGCGCCGGCGGCGGCGGAACTGGCGGCGGCGGAGGCGCTGGACGTGCTGGACGGCCCGTAA
- a CDS encoding class I tRNA ligase family protein, giving the protein MSADVSAHWITATPPTPNGDLHIGHLAGPYLAGDVLRRFLAAEGTGTVRYTTGLDDHQSYVPVRGLNDGGRKGDEVADGYGASIESVWQQAGADFDAIVRPRRDAGYQAAVQDFFARLYDAGHIVARTRPLPYCTGCERWLYEAYLKGDCPHCGSGSNGNACEPCGRPNDCADLTDPVCTGCGATPELRDCERLYFPLAPWEQELTAFWEQVDMPPHLRSLCERMRAEGLPEIAVSHPSEWGVPVPVTGFTDQRIYVWFEMAPGYLLEWTGAGETGPAPAPVQFFGFDNGYFHALLFPAAFRAYDPEIALPRAFVVNEFYRLEGLKFSTSRRHAIWAHEELARTGADVLRYHVLSDRPNGRQTSFSSAALAASKERLAERWDGWLGRLLTAVAESGGVAFDEAPQGPAWERLRGRLAETVGQLREAYGVEGYDARRAIALLDEVVCLAEDFGYVNGFEGERPDGASAYRSALSAQLAVAAALSAWAAPALPYGSARLAALLGLAPEPRRVDAEALAPLAPGTPVAAWPGAVFSA; this is encoded by the coding sequence ATGAGCGCCGACGTGTCCGCCCACTGGATCACCGCCACCCCGCCCACCCCCAACGGCGACCTCCACATCGGTCACCTCGCCGGGCCCTACCTCGCCGGTGACGTCCTGCGCCGCTTCCTCGCCGCCGAGGGCACCGGAACCGTCCGCTACACCACCGGCCTCGACGACCATCAGAGCTACGTCCCGGTGCGCGGTCTCAATGACGGCGGACGCAAGGGCGACGAGGTCGCCGACGGCTACGGCGCCTCCATCGAGTCCGTGTGGCAGCAGGCCGGCGCCGACTTCGACGCGATCGTCCGTCCGCGCCGCGACGCCGGCTACCAGGCGGCCGTCCAGGACTTCTTCGCCCGCCTGTACGACGCCGGGCACATCGTCGCCCGTACGCGACCGCTGCCGTACTGCACCGGCTGCGAGCGCTGGCTGTACGAGGCGTACCTCAAGGGCGACTGCCCGCACTGCGGCTCCGGCTCCAACGGCAACGCCTGCGAGCCCTGCGGCCGCCCCAACGACTGCGCCGACCTGACCGACCCCGTCTGCACCGGCTGCGGCGCCACCCCCGAACTCCGCGACTGCGAGCGGCTCTACTTCCCCCTCGCCCCCTGGGAGCAGGAACTCACCGCCTTCTGGGAGCAGGTCGACATGCCGCCGCACCTGCGCTCCCTCTGCGAGCGGATGCGCGCCGAGGGGCTCCCCGAGATCGCCGTCAGCCACCCCTCCGAGTGGGGCGTGCCGGTGCCCGTCACGGGCTTCACCGACCAGCGGATCTACGTCTGGTTCGAGATGGCCCCCGGCTACCTCCTGGAGTGGACCGGTGCCGGCGAGACCGGACCGGCCCCCGCGCCCGTCCAGTTCTTCGGTTTCGACAACGGCTACTTCCACGCCCTGCTGTTCCCCGCCGCCTTCCGGGCGTACGACCCCGAGATCGCGCTGCCCCGGGCCTTCGTCGTCAACGAGTTCTACCGGCTCGAAGGGCTCAAGTTCTCCACCAGCCGGCGCCACGCCATCTGGGCGCACGAGGAACTCGCCCGGACCGGCGCGGACGTCCTGCGCTACCACGTCCTCTCCGACCGCCCCAACGGCCGCCAGACCAGCTTCAGTTCCGCTGCTCTCGCCGCCAGCAAGGAGCGGCTCGCCGAGCGCTGGGACGGCTGGCTCGGCCGGCTCCTCACCGCCGTCGCCGAGTCCGGTGGCGTCGCCTTCGACGAGGCGCCCCAGGGCCCCGCGTGGGAGCGGCTGCGCGGGCGGCTCGCCGAGACCGTCGGGCAGCTGCGGGAGGCGTACGGCGTCGAGGGGTACGACGCGCGGCGCGCGATCGCGCTGCTCGACGAAGTGGTGTGCCTCGCCGAGGACTTCGGATACGTGAACGGCTTCGAGGGCGAGCGTCCCGACGGCGCCTCCGCGTACCGCTCCGCCCTCTCCGCGCAGCTCGCCGTCGCCGCCGCCCTGTCCGCCTGGGCCGCGCCCGCCCTCCCGTACGGCTCCGCCCGCCTCGCCGCGCTCCTCGGCCTCGCGCCGGAACCGCGCCGGGTCGACGCGGAGGCCCTCGCGCCGCTCGCCCCGGGGACGCCGGTGGCGGCCTGGCCCGGGGCGGTCTTCAGTGCCTGA
- a CDS encoding cupin domain-containing protein: protein MPFTSPILPPGEPALAPTPYRGLPENSNPSPSPSPSPSTNLTSSPNPTPGAAPMADRRLRIDRSAATEEFGLACQRLIPWPGGDAEPPVGAMACFLRPGGDSDPDCHNQDEVMIILSGTGSVTLDGTPEPPFRAGDIVVLPKNQEHVVHNTGDAELSWVSLYWPLREPAIRTENETENEEVAA from the coding sequence ATGCCCTTCACCTCGCCCATCCTGCCGCCCGGAGAACCGGCCCTCGCCCCCACTCCGTACCGCGGCCTCCCCGAGAACTCGAACCCGAGCCCGAGCCCGAGCCCGAGCCCGAGCACGAACCTGACCTCGAGCCCGAACCCGACCCCCGGAGCCGCCCCCATGGCCGACCGTCGCCTCCGCATCGACCGCAGCGCCGCCACCGAGGAGTTCGGGCTCGCCTGCCAGCGGCTCATCCCGTGGCCGGGCGGGGACGCCGAGCCGCCCGTCGGCGCGATGGCCTGCTTCCTGCGGCCCGGCGGGGACTCCGACCCCGACTGCCACAACCAGGACGAGGTCATGATCATCCTGTCCGGCACCGGCAGCGTGACCCTCGACGGCACGCCGGAGCCGCCGTTCCGCGCCGGCGACATCGTCGTGCTGCCCAAGAACCAGGAGCACGTCGTCCACAACACCGGCGACGCCGAGCTGAGTTGGGTCTCCCTCTACTGGCCGCTGCGCGAGCCCGCCATCCGTACCGAGAACGAGACCGAGAACGAGGAGGTCGCCGCATGA